A single genomic interval of Sebastes umbrosus isolate fSebUmb1 chromosome 11, fSebUmb1.pri, whole genome shotgun sequence harbors:
- the si:dkeyp-84f3.5 gene encoding zinc finger protein Xfin has translation MPSAHRQNSFIMEKQKSVNTVASTHLGGESSTFICTECGDGFSQYSNVLAHMAIHGPLESFSLDGSSNGFEIPREYVLQENGTLTVVNGLESHSSVKPVSPGVLPSHFPTPIKPVSPTLRPQPSPYRDVFRPRPSDLNLEKSRQGNYRCEICSRSFNSLQSLHRHQQYRNTERGYKCTLCCKIFEGRQDLKNHLQDHANERFHCCSHCGKRFLKVDALNAHQKENHLVAKATALGNSVNKQEKKIEKTYPCRKCKCNFFWMSDFQTHSLHLCKGKEADATLASEIEIEVNSKEDAPLENRYSNGTSIDVKNGHSKAILDFSPTPYRCGLCGDRFQRLAALKEHHLTHQTQEEIDQQNQESQRTFKRRMPPKGRRRRTSNPNGKLHPCKHCHRVFNHSSSLSRHMRYHKGTMHTCVFCGRHFPQRCDLRRHIAMYHKTEIEKKPGLKHFNTNPQNGPSPNSLNGDTNSPDEKSKSSSDNEQTASPEQYPKGKQSGKAGRVNYKCQECGKRFGLLCVYQRHLRYHKKEPNKCPRCPAQFKNSSSLELHLQNHPSTGEPNDDVGQASHDTGSSGDPALEKGNAEDIEDDYMDHTPNDKGNSSEVLYECTECTETFSCLDTFLQHQTSHGSENNG, from the coding sequence ATGCCATCAGCACATCGCCAAAATAGTTTCATCATGGAAAAGCAGAAATCAGTGAATACTGTTGCTTCAACGCATTTGGGTGGAGAATCAAGTACCTTCATCTGCACTGAGTGTGGTGATGGGTTCAGTCAGTACTCTAATGTGTTGGCCCACATGGCCATTCATGGACCTTTGGAGTCATTTTCCTTAGATGGCTCATCCAATGGATTTGAAATCCCGCGGGAATATGTGCTACAAGAAAATGGCACACTGACAGTTGTGAATGGCTTGGAGTCACATTCCTCTGTAAAACCAGTATCTCCTGGAGTCCTGCCATCGCATTTCCCAACCCCTATCAAACCAGTGTCTCCAACTCTAAGGCCTCAGCCTTCACCTTACAGAGATGTGTTCAGGCCAAGGCCATCAGACTTGAACTTGGAGAAGTCTCGCCAGGGAAATTACCGTTGTGAAATATGTAGCAGATCATTTAACAGCCTGCAGAGTTTACATCGTCACCAGCAGTATAGAAACACAGAGCGAGGTTACAAGTGCACTTTGTGCTGTAAGATCTTTGAGGGTAGACAGGACCTTAAGAATCACCTCCAAGACCATGCCAATGAGAGGTTTCACTGCTGTAGTCATTGTGGTAAGCGATTCCTTAAAGTGGATGCACTTAATGCTCACCAAAAAGAAAATCACCTCGTTGCCAAGGCTACAGCTTTGGGTAATTCTGTGAATAAGCAGGAAAAGAAGATTGAGAAAACATATCCTTGTAGGAAGTGCAAGTGTAATTTTTTCTGGATGTCAGATTTTCAGACACATTCactgcacctttgcaaaggaaAAGAGGCTGATGCTACTTTGGCAtctgaaattgaaattgaagTGAACTCTAAAGAAGACGCGCCACTTGAAAACCGCTACAGTAACGGCACATCTATTGATGTTAAGAATGGGCATAGTAAAGCCATTCTTGACTTCTCTCCCACACCGTACAGATGTGGTTTATGTGGTGATCGTTTCCAAAGGTTAGCAGCTCTGAAGGAgcatcatctcacacatcaaaCTCAGGAGGAAATAGATCAGCAGAATCAAGAATCACAAAGAACCTTTAAGCGAAGAATGCCACCTAAAGGTAGACGTAGAAGAACAAGTAATCCAAATGGCAAGCTGCATCCTTGCAAGCACTGTCATCGCGTCTTTAATCATTCTAGTAGTTTATCTCGGCACATGAGATACCATAAGGGTACTATGCATACATGCGTATTTTGTGGTAGACATTTTCCACAGCGCTGTGATCTGAGAAGGCATATAGCCATGTACCACAAAACTGAAATAGAAAAGAAACCAGGTTTGAAACACTTCAACACAAATCCACAAAATGGGCCTTCTCCCAATTCTCTTAATGGGGACACAAACTCTCCTGACGAGAAAAGCAAGAGCTCCTCTGACAATGAACAAACGGCATCACCAGAGCAATATCCAAAGGGGAAACAATCGGGAAAAGCGGGTCGAGTTAACTACAAGTGTCAGGAATGTGGAAAGAGATTTGGGCTCTTGTGTGTGTACCAACGGCACTTGCGCTATCACAAAAAGGAGCCTAATAAGTGCCCGAGGTGTCCAGCTCAATTCAAGAACTCTTCATCCCTTGAGCTTCACCTTCAAAATCACCCAAGCACAGGAGAACCAAATGATGATGTTGGACAAGCATCTCACGACACTGGTTCCAGTGGGGACCCTGCCTTAGAAAAGGGAAATGCAGAGGACATAGAGGATGACTATATGGACCATACTCCAAATGATAAAGGAAATTCTTCAGAGGTTCTTTACGAATGCACTGAGTGCACTGAGACATTCTCATGCTTGGACACGTTTCTTCAGCACCAGACTTCTCATGGCTCAGAAAACAATGGGTAA